From Candidatus Eisenbacteria bacterium, the proteins below share one genomic window:
- a CDS encoding PKD domain-containing protein: MNRTPLPTVLLISISLIGLIPSGALGQPFGAPAQYATGSQPSHVEVGDLNGDGTLDLVTSHANSVSVLLGTGNGAFAAHVDYPTGVTGSLQMGDLNQDGKLDLLILSSSALSVLLGNGDGSFGPRTDFATRKGVFGQPPNLLAVADLNGDSKLDAIVAGWDLLSIFLGNGDGTFGARMDTENMGWEVSSLAIGDMNGDSKPDIAYSKGGEIIVWFGNGDGTFGGRGGAAVSLAHEGGEPCIVAVGDFNGDGKEDLATVVFDVHILAVLLGHGDGYFGEPIQWGSRFDNNTLAKGDFDGDGRLDLAATAEAIPPHIAVLLGAGDGQLGVRVECATGGTPGFIAPADLNDDGRLDLVTNLRGVDSVAVMLNIRNRAPTADAHGPYAGLATQGIDFTGAGSSDPDGDALAYAWDFGDGSTASGPTPRHAYAAEGVFPVILHVTDTGSLSDDDSTSATVRSDVPVAIILKDNGTVLDAKNGKGYTKVAVEQTMMPNASILASTLRLKTDYPTSGTVTECPAEAKAGTGVIGDMDLNTVPDYMISFDESCVRSLFTGAPNNTTANIIVTGEVQTSSGTAPLRGVKSVTVRTRRGSAPISTWASPNPFNPETAISYTVESAGPVTLRIYSIDGRLIRTLKRGEMTTAGTHEVRWEGANDQNQQASSGIYFVRTDQVVAGGAQSAVLKVTLTK, translated from the coding sequence ATGAATCGCACCCCTCTGCCCACCGTGCTACTCATCTCCATTTCCCTGATCGGGCTCATTCCAAGCGGAGCCTTGGGGCAGCCGTTTGGAGCGCCGGCGCAGTACGCTACGGGATCCCAACCCAGCCACGTCGAGGTGGGAGATCTCAATGGGGACGGCACGCTGGATCTCGTCACGTCGCACGCGAACAGCGTCTCTGTCCTCCTGGGCACCGGAAACGGGGCTTTCGCGGCGCACGTGGACTATCCAACGGGCGTCACCGGCTCGCTCCAGATGGGGGATCTAAACCAAGATGGGAAACTCGACTTGCTGATTCTGAGCAGCTCGGCCCTTTCTGTCCTCCTCGGCAACGGGGACGGGTCGTTCGGCCCAAGGACCGATTTTGCCACGAGAAAGGGCGTATTCGGCCAACCGCCAAACCTCTTAGCGGTAGCCGATCTAAACGGCGACTCAAAACTGGACGCCATCGTGGCCGGCTGGGACCTCCTGTCTATTTTCCTAGGAAACGGAGACGGCACGTTCGGCGCGAGGATGGACACCGAGAATATGGGATGGGAGGTTTCCTCGCTTGCCATCGGTGACATGAATGGAGACTCGAAACCGGACATCGCGTATTCGAAGGGCGGAGAAATCATTGTGTGGTTTGGGAATGGCGACGGTACCTTCGGAGGGCGCGGTGGGGCGGCAGTCTCCCTTGCGCACGAAGGCGGGGAACCGTGCATCGTTGCTGTCGGAGACTTCAACGGGGACGGTAAAGAGGATCTGGCCACGGTCGTTTTCGACGTCCACATCCTAGCGGTGCTCCTGGGCCACGGCGACGGATACTTCGGGGAGCCGATCCAATGGGGATCACGCTTCGATAACAATACGCTTGCCAAGGGGGACTTCGACGGCGACGGGCGATTGGATCTTGCGGCGACCGCGGAGGCGATCCCACCCCACATCGCGGTCCTCCTCGGGGCCGGTGACGGCCAACTAGGTGTGCGAGTTGAGTGTGCGACCGGAGGTACTCCTGGGTTCATCGCGCCTGCAGATCTTAACGACGATGGGCGGCTGGATCTTGTCACCAATCTGCGGGGAGTCGATTCCGTGGCCGTAATGCTCAACATTCGGAACCGCGCTCCGACCGCGGACGCCCATGGACCCTACGCCGGCCTCGCAACTCAAGGCATCGACTTCACCGGCGCCGGCTCGTCTGATCCTGACGGCGACGCGCTCGCGTATGCCTGGGATTTCGGAGACGGCAGCACCGCCTCGGGCCCAACCCCCAGGCATGCCTACGCGGCGGAGGGGGTCTTTCCGGTGATCCTCCATGTGACCGACACGGGCAGCCTCTCCGACGACGACTCCACGTCGGCGACGGTCCGCTCCGATGTCCCGGTCGCGATCATCCTCAAGGACAACGGGACCGTCCTCGATGCCAAGAACGGAAAGGGGTACACGAAGGTGGCGGTCGAGCAGACCATGATGCCCAACGCGTCGATACTCGCCAGTACGCTGCGCCTGAAGACCGACTACCCGACCTCCGGCACCGTCACCGAGTGCCCGGCCGAGGCCAAGGCCGGCACGGGCGTGATCGGTGACATGGATCTCAACACCGTGCCCGACTATATGATCAGCTTCGACGAATCGTGTGTCCGGTCCCTGTTCACCGGTGCTCCGAATAACACCACCGCGAACATCATCGTCACCGGGGAGGTACAGACCTCCTCGGGGACCGCGCCCCTCCGCGGCGTGAAGTCGGTCACCGTCCGGACCCGCCGCGGCTCGGCGCCGATCTCGACATGGGCCTCGCCGAACCCGTTCAACCCGGAGACGGCTATTTCATACACCGTAGAGAGCGCGGGCCCGGTCACGCTGCGCATCTACTCGATCGACGGCCGTCTGATCCGGACATTGAAGCGTGGCGAGATGACGACAGCGGGCACTCATGAAGTGCGCTGGGAGGGCGCGAACGACCAGAACCAGCAGGCGTCGTCGGGCATCTACTTCGTGAGAACGGATCAGGTGGTCGCAGGTGGAGCGCAGTCCGCGGTGCTGAAGGTGACGCTTACGAAGTAG
- a CDS encoding T9SS type A sorting domain-containing protein, with translation MVKWILSALLTVVAVAGLTQAADAQYMYMDANGNGVHDTGDRLNANNDSTFVDIYLSTTLNRNGSAVTCNTLPAAAMDINSYAFSIVATGGTVTYGTYVNRQPAAFPNHAEVLNPGDGTYKDAFYSFSYTPGGLFRLGTLTITGTSGAPAITFVDLITGAQDYTSFGTECPGIGGDNTYRLDGPNTQAFYGVPGDWFDTDGLARSTTAVSVALQDAQAEAGLVRLRWIVPDARSSVSMVERRTAISDWATLGQADVESGGYVRYEDRSVTPGERYAYRLFVQSPTDNGYSNEVWVLVPSDAAAPLALQLDPVYPNPFQTETRFNFAVPRSGSVRLTIFDVRGRRVATVVERALPSGWRSVAWNGRDHLGRPVPSGTYFAKLEQAGKVQMRKIVVAR, from the coding sequence ATGGTGAAGTGGATACTCTCAGCCCTGCTTACGGTTGTCGCGGTCGCAGGCCTCACGCAAGCGGCGGATGCGCAGTACATGTACATGGACGCGAACGGGAACGGGGTTCATGACACGGGCGATCGGCTGAACGCGAACAACGACTCGACCTTCGTGGATATCTACTTGAGCACGACGCTGAACCGCAACGGGAGCGCGGTCACCTGCAATACCCTGCCCGCTGCCGCGATGGACATCAACTCGTACGCCTTCAGCATCGTGGCGACCGGCGGCACCGTGACGTATGGGACCTACGTCAACCGGCAGCCGGCTGCGTTCCCGAACCACGCAGAGGTGCTGAACCCGGGGGACGGGACGTACAAGGACGCGTTCTACTCGTTCTCCTATACGCCGGGGGGCCTATTTAGGCTTGGGACGTTGACGATCACCGGCACGAGCGGGGCTCCCGCGATCACATTTGTGGATTTGATCACTGGGGCCCAGGACTATACGTCGTTCGGGACGGAGTGTCCTGGGATAGGCGGCGACAACACGTACCGGCTGGACGGGCCGAACACGCAGGCCTTCTACGGCGTCCCTGGGGACTGGTTCGACACCGACGGCCTCGCCCGGAGCACGACCGCGGTCTCCGTCGCGCTCCAGGACGCGCAGGCCGAGGCAGGGCTTGTTCGCCTTCGCTGGATCGTCCCGGACGCGCGGAGCTCGGTCTCGATGGTGGAGCGGCGTACCGCGATCAGCGATTGGGCGACTCTGGGGCAGGCCGACGTGGAGAGCGGCGGCTATGTCCGTTACGAGGACCGGTCGGTGACCCCGGGCGAGCGCTACGCGTACCGGCTCTTCGTCCAGTCTCCGACGGACAATGGGTATTCGAACGAGGTATGGGTCTTGGTGCCCTCGGACGCGGCTGCTCCGCTCGCATTGCAGCTCGACCCCGTCTACCCGAATCCGTTCCAAACCGAGACCCGGTTCAACTTCGCGGTTCCTCGGTCCGGATCCGTCCGGCTGACCATATTCGACGTGCGCGGACGACGGGTCGCGACGGTTGTGGAGCGCGCGTTGCCCTCGGGTTGGCGCTCCGTGGCATGGAATGGCAGGGACCACTTGGGCAGGCCCGTTCCGTCGGGCACGTACTTCGCCAAGCTGGAACAGGCCGGAAAAGTCCAGATGCGGAAGATCGTCGTCGCGAGGTAA
- a CDS encoding HlyC/CorC family transporter, with the protein MHEFWAHLGTYSRILIIPLLVLANAFFVAAEFALVSVRRTRLEELASKRVAGVSFAMGAVDRLDDMMAATQLGITMASLALGWIGEPALAGTMQPWFRFLPAAWGPFASHTAATIVAFGGITFLHIVAGELAPRTIAIRIPDRVVLTLAPPLLFFERVLRPFIAFINRVGMMLVRLLGFEPAEHAQHVHSVHELQLLVEDVSEAGRMTPDHAELLKNAFRLPEKRVRESMVPLKDAIMLEYRMTPDEILNALQGSVHTRFPVYDGERTKIVGIVNVKDLFAVYATSGLVNLEDAMFTATWAPAQRSIAEQLKEFRKIRRQMAVVIDEAGVPIGIITLEDIVEEIVGDIEDEHDVARMVR; encoded by the coding sequence ATGCATGAGTTCTGGGCCCACCTCGGCACCTACAGCCGCATTCTGATCATCCCGCTCCTGGTCCTGGCGAACGCGTTCTTCGTCGCGGCCGAGTTCGCATTGGTGAGCGTCCGGCGGACCCGCCTCGAGGAGCTGGCCTCGAAGCGGGTGGCCGGCGTCTCGTTCGCCATGGGCGCCGTCGATCGGCTCGACGACATGATGGCGGCGACCCAGCTCGGGATCACGATGGCGAGCCTCGCGCTCGGCTGGATCGGCGAGCCCGCGCTCGCCGGCACGATGCAGCCGTGGTTCCGATTCCTCCCGGCCGCATGGGGGCCTTTCGCCTCCCACACCGCCGCGACCATCGTCGCCTTCGGCGGAATCACCTTCCTCCACATCGTGGCCGGAGAGCTGGCGCCCCGGACGATCGCGATCCGGATTCCGGACCGCGTGGTCCTGACCCTCGCGCCGCCACTCCTCTTCTTCGAGCGGGTCCTGCGCCCGTTCATCGCGTTCATCAATCGTGTCGGGATGATGCTCGTCCGGCTTCTGGGCTTCGAGCCCGCCGAGCACGCGCAGCACGTGCACTCGGTCCACGAGCTGCAGCTTCTCGTCGAGGACGTGTCCGAGGCGGGGAGGATGACCCCCGACCACGCTGAGCTATTGAAAAACGCGTTCCGGCTCCCGGAGAAGAGGGTGCGGGAGTCGATGGTCCCGCTCAAGGACGCGATCATGCTCGAGTACCGGATGACGCCCGATGAGATCCTGAACGCCCTCCAGGGCAGCGTGCACACCCGTTTCCCGGTGTACGACGGGGAGCGGACGAAGATCGTCGGGATCGTGAACGTGAAGGATCTGTTCGCGGTCTACGCGACCAGCGGGCTCGTCAACCTGGAGGACGCGATGTTCACCGCGACCTGGGCGCCCGCGCAGCGATCGATCGCCGAGCAGCTCAAGGAATTCCGGAAGATTCGCCGGCAGATGGCGGTGGTGATCGACGAAGCCGGCGTCCCCATCGGGATCATCACCCTCGAGGACATCGTCGAGGAGATCGTCGGCGACATCGAGGACGAGCACGACGTGGCGAGGATGGTGCGGTGA
- a CDS encoding sugar transferase → MPASVIFPSANRGITEWLARRPVPIVSKSMGTEPNNAAVTAAGRPWRLAHPKERDLAKRAVDLVIAVTCLVALLPIYVVVAVAIWLESGSPVLFRQERAGLRGRPFLMFKFRSMVANAEQETGPVWAATNDARVTRVGAFLRRTHLDELPQFWNVLRGEMSVVGPRPERPIFLAKLDKEIPGFSSRCTVKPGITGLAQVSNGYTQSTRAARRKLRYDIHYIRNYCFLLDLKIMARTIQVLANDENAR, encoded by the coding sequence ATGCCCGCCTCCGTAATTTTCCCCTCGGCGAATCGGGGTATCACCGAATGGCTCGCCCGGCGTCCCGTTCCTATCGTCTCCAAGAGTATGGGAACCGAGCCAAACAATGCAGCGGTGACTGCCGCGGGACGGCCGTGGAGGCTTGCACACCCGAAGGAGAGGGATCTCGCGAAGCGAGCCGTCGATCTCGTGATCGCGGTGACTTGCCTCGTGGCGCTCCTCCCGATCTACGTCGTGGTCGCCGTGGCGATCTGGCTGGAATCGGGCTCACCGGTCCTCTTCAGGCAGGAACGGGCCGGGCTCCGCGGCCGTCCGTTTCTGATGTTCAAGTTCCGGAGCATGGTCGCGAACGCGGAGCAGGAGACGGGGCCGGTCTGGGCGGCCACGAACGACGCGAGAGTGACTCGCGTCGGGGCGTTTCTCCGTCGCACGCACCTCGACGAGCTGCCCCAGTTCTGGAATGTGCTTCGAGGCGAGATGAGCGTCGTCGGTCCACGCCCCGAGCGGCCGATCTTCCTGGCCAAGCTGGACAAGGAGATCCCGGGCTTTTCGAGTCGCTGCACCGTGAAGCCCGGCATCACCGGCCTCGCGCAGGTCAGCAACGGCTACACGCAGTCGACGAGGGCGGCACGGCGGAAGTTGCGCTACGACATCCATTACATCCGAAACTACTGCTTCCTTCTCGATCTGAAGATCATGGCCAGGACGATTCAGGTGCTGGCAAACGATGAAAACGCAAGATAG
- a CDS encoding response regulator transcription factor, translated as MRESVLLADDHAVIRDGLATLLNAEGFKVVGSAPDGREAVRLAKELKPDIAVLDLGMPQLNGLETTRSVLQCSPETRVIVLTMHTEDPYVIEALRAGARGYLLKTQATAHLVQAIREVAQGSVYLSPGISKAVVEACISKVDLPDDPLTPREREVLQLITEGRSSKEIGVALDISARTVEAHRAHIMEKLDIHETAGLVRYAIRRGLIIP; from the coding sequence GTGCGTGAGAGCGTCCTTTTGGCCGATGACCACGCCGTGATCCGGGACGGCCTGGCCACACTTCTCAACGCGGAAGGCTTCAAGGTCGTCGGATCCGCTCCGGACGGCCGCGAGGCCGTCCGCCTGGCCAAGGAGTTGAAGCCCGACATCGCGGTGCTGGACCTGGGCATGCCTCAGCTGAACGGGCTCGAGACGACGCGAAGCGTCCTTCAGTGCTCGCCCGAGACGCGCGTGATCGTCCTCACGATGCACACGGAGGACCCCTACGTCATCGAGGCGCTTCGGGCCGGCGCCCGCGGGTACCTCCTCAAGACGCAGGCGACCGCGCACCTAGTGCAGGCCATCCGCGAGGTCGCCCAGGGCTCGGTCTATCTGAGCCCCGGCATTTCCAAGGCGGTCGTAGAGGCCTGCATCTCCAAGGTCGATTTGCCGGACGACCCCTTGACCCCGCGGGAGCGCGAGGTGCTGCAGCTCATCACGGAGGGCCGGTCGTCCAAGGAGATCGGCGTAGCGCTCGATATCAGCGCGCGGACCGTCGAGGCACACCGGGCTCATATCATGGAGAAGCTCGACATCCACGAGACCGCCGGGTTGGTCCGCTACGCGATACGAAGGGGCCTCATCATCCCCTAG
- a CDS encoding permease, with protein sequence MSTLAEGTARRLPPIVLACLAATWLIWGSLAIRFALVSFPPYLQMGSRFLVAGAGLAAWMRWARGAPWPNARQWGHAFVIGALMLAGGMGSVAIAEKTVGSGLVVVFIAINPLVIAGVNLFWRVVPGRMEMIGIAMGLAGVVLLTRGQGFQSSPAGLTAVAIGCVCWSVGSVLSQRRLPLAPGAMGFASEMLAGGLVLMLLAGIAGEHLEWPPQALAAWAWGYLVVFGSLLAFNAYMVLLARTPAGLAASYTFVNPVIALLLGIVFGGESVTLQEWAATGVILAGVVLLLVGSVRRGSGATS encoded by the coding sequence ATGAGCACACTCGCGGAAGGGACCGCGCGGCGGCTCCCGCCGATCGTGTTGGCGTGCCTCGCCGCGACCTGGCTCATCTGGGGCTCGCTCGCCATCCGCTTCGCGCTGGTCAGTTTCCCGCCGTATCTCCAGATGGGCTCGCGTTTCCTCGTCGCGGGCGCCGGCCTCGCAGCATGGATGCGCTGGGCACGAGGCGCGCCCTGGCCGAACGCCCGTCAGTGGGGCCATGCATTCGTGATCGGCGCGCTCATGCTTGCCGGCGGCATGGGAAGCGTGGCGATCGCCGAGAAGACCGTCGGTTCCGGGCTCGTGGTGGTTTTCATCGCGATCAACCCGCTCGTGATCGCGGGCGTGAACCTGTTCTGGCGTGTGGTACCCGGCCGCATGGAGATGATCGGGATCGCCATGGGGCTCGCCGGGGTCGTGCTGCTGACGCGGGGGCAGGGGTTTCAGTCGTCGCCGGCGGGATTGACTGCGGTAGCCATAGGCTGCGTCTGCTGGTCCGTCGGCAGCGTGCTGAGCCAGCGGCGACTGCCGCTTGCGCCGGGCGCCATGGGATTCGCGAGTGAGATGCTCGCAGGCGGACTGGTACTGATGCTCCTCGCCGGCATTGCCGGGGAGCACTTGGAGTGGCCACCCCAGGCACTGGCTGCATGGGCCTGGGGGTATCTCGTCGTGTTCGGCTCGCTGCTCGCGTTCAATGCCTACATGGTGTTGCTTGCCCGCACCCCCGCTGGCCTGGCCGCAAGCTACACCTTCGTGAATCCGGTCATCGCACTGCTCCTGGGCATCGTCTTCGGGGGTGAGTCGGTTACGCTTCAAGAGTGGGCCGCAACGGGCGTGATCCTCGCGGGCGTAGTTCTGTTGCTGGTCGGGTCCGTCCGGCGCGGCAGCGGCGCTACTTCGTAA
- a CDS encoding PKD domain-containing protein: MIGFSNRRRPAGGEPRNHTLSAILLFSVSLIGLSPSRAPGQPFAAPAHYATGSQPSHVEVGDLNGDGTLDLVTSHANSVSVLLGTGNGAFGAHVDYPTGVTGSLRMGDLNQDGKLDLLILSGSALSVLLGNGDGSFGPRTDYATRAGVYGQSPFLLAVADLNGDSKLDAIVAGWGILSIFLGNGDGTFGARMDNDMGWPVYSLAVADFNGDSNQDLAYPKGGGVTVLCGNGDGSFRGCGGAAISLARPGGEPYIIAVGDLNGDGKTDLATRVFDIDVMATLLGNGDGSFGQPIQWGSSSTDDIAKGDFNGDGHLDLVVTNPNAIEVFLGAGDGRTNGQVACAAGGPPGFTAPADLDGDGRLDLVTNLRGADSVAVMLNIRNRYPVANARGPYAGLVNQSIEFIGTGSSDPDGDALAYAWDFGDGRTATGPTPMHAYAAEGVFPVILQVTDTGGLSDDDPTTATVRSDVPVAIIAKNNGTVLDARKVRGYTKVAVEQAMVPYSSIVATSLRLTTDYPTPGTVTECAAEIKAGTSTLGDMNLNGVPDYMISFAESCVRDLFDGAPNNTTANIIVTGEVETSSGTAPLRGVKTVTVRTAHSSAPIHASASPNPFNPETAISYTVNSAGPVTLRIFSIDGRLIRTLKHGEMTTAGTHEVWWNGANDRSEPVSSGIYFVRTDQVLGDRELSAVLKLTLTK; this comes from the coding sequence ATGATCGGTTTCTCCAATCGGCGCCGCCCTGCGGGGGGCGAGCCGAGGAACCACACGCTATCCGCCATCCTGCTCTTCTCCGTCTCCCTGATCGGACTCTCTCCAAGCCGAGCGCCGGGCCAGCCGTTCGCAGCGCCGGCGCACTACGCAACAGGGTCCCAACCCAGCCACGTCGAGGTGGGAGATCTCAATGGGGACGGTACGCTGGATCTCGTCACGTCGCACGCGAACAGCGTCTCTGTCCTCCTGGGCACCGGAAACGGGGCTTTCGGGGCGCACGTGGACTATCCAACGGGCGTCACCGGCTCGCTCCGGATGGGTGATCTAAACCAGGACGGGAAGCTCGACTTGCTGATTCTGAGCGGCTCGGCCCTCTCTGTCCTCCTCGGCAACGGGGACGGGTCGTTCGGCCCAAGGACCGACTACGCCACGAGAGCGGGCGTTTACGGCCAATCGCCATTCCTCTTAGCGGTAGCCGATCTAAACGGCGACTCAAAACTGGACGCCATCGTGGCCGGCTGGGGCATCCTGTCTATTTTCCTAGGAAACGGAGACGGCACGTTCGGCGCGAGGATGGACAACGATATGGGATGGCCGGTTTATTCGCTCGCCGTCGCTGATTTCAACGGAGACTCGAATCAGGACCTCGCGTATCCGAAGGGCGGTGGAGTCACTGTGTTGTGTGGGAATGGCGACGGCAGCTTTCGGGGCTGCGGGGGCGCGGCAATCTCCCTTGCGCGCCCCGGCGGCGAACCGTACATCATCGCGGTCGGGGACTTGAACGGGGACGGTAAGACGGACCTGGCGACGAGAGTTTTCGACATCGATGTCATGGCTACCCTCTTAGGCAATGGCGACGGTAGTTTCGGGCAGCCCATCCAGTGGGGGTCATCCTCTACAGATGATATTGCCAAGGGGGACTTCAACGGCGACGGGCACTTGGATCTTGTGGTCACCAATCCGAACGCCATCGAAGTCTTCCTCGGGGCCGGTGATGGCCGAACAAACGGCCAGGTTGCGTGCGCGGCGGGAGGTCCTCCTGGGTTCACCGCGCCGGCAGATCTAGACGGCGACGGGCGGCTCGATCTTGTCACCAACCTGCGAGGAGCCGATTCCGTGGCCGTAATGCTCAACATTCGGAACCGCTATCCGGTGGCGAACGCGCGAGGGCCGTACGCCGGGCTCGTCAATCAGAGCATCGAGTTCATCGGTACCGGCTCGTCCGACCCGGACGGCGACGCGCTGGCGTACGCCTGGGACTTCGGAGACGGCAGGACGGCCACGGGCCCGACCCCCATGCATGCCTACGCGGCGGAGGGCGTCTTCCCGGTAATCCTCCAGGTCACCGACACGGGCGGCCTCTCCGACGACGACCCCACGACGGCCACGGTCCGATCCGACGTCCCGGTCGCGATCATCGCCAAGAACAACGGAACCGTCCTCGATGCCAGGAAGGTGAGGGGATACACGAAGGTGGCCGTCGAGCAGGCCATGGTCCCCTACTCGTCCATTGTCGCCACCTCACTCCGCCTGACGACCGACTACCCTACCCCCGGCACCGTCACCGAGTGCGCGGCCGAGATCAAGGCCGGCACGAGTACTCTCGGCGACATGAATCTGAATGGTGTACCTGATTACATGATCAGCTTCGCCGAATCGTGTGTCAGGGATCTCTTCGATGGGGCTCCGAACAACACCACGGCGAACATCATCGTCACCGGAGAGGTCGAGACCTCGTCGGGCACCGCGCCGCTCCGCGGCGTGAAGACGGTCACCGTTCGCACGGCCCACAGCTCGGCGCCGATCCACGCATCCGCCTCGCCGAACCCGTTCAACCCGGAGACGGCGATCTCGTACACGGTGAACAGCGCGGGGCCGGTTACGCTGCGAATCTTCTCGATCGACGGCCGCCTGATTCGGACGCTGAAGCATGGAGAGATGACGACGGCGGGCACGCATGAAGTGTGGTGGAACGGCGCGAACGACCGGAGCGAGCCGGTCTCGTCGGGCATCTACTTCGTGAGGACGGATCAGGTGCTCGGCGACAGGGAGCTGTCCGCGGTGCTGAAGCTAACGCTTACGAAATAA
- a CDS encoding PKD domain-containing protein — protein MNGIYRTSLPTALLLSISLIELAPSGASGQPFGAPTQFETALGPGDAAVGDLNGDGALDLVTAHEGSGIVSVLLGDGTGAFQPHREYATGTGPFRVLVSDMNQDGILDVLTLGQAAVSVLLGNGDGSFRERADFPTANPQGPSTFFAIADLNADSKPDVVVVGFGIVSVFLGNGDGTFAPRTDDDRWGVAYSVAVTDLNGDSKPDIAFSKGGGITVLFGNGDGTFGYGGYTPVYHVPSGGDPDIIAVGDLNGDRKSDLATVVFDVHILSVLLGNGDGTFGDVIDWGSPFAPGVLGKGDFNGDGLLDLSTLPDSGGVAILTGAGDGRRDAQYVYETGGAPGFIAPADLNGDSRLDLVVTLPSSNSVAVLLNVGNRAPEANARGPYAGLATQSIDFNGTASSDPNGDALAFTWDFGDGKTASGPTPAHAYPAEGVFPVMLHVADAGGLSDDDSTTATVRSDVPVAVVLKNNGTVLDVSTGRGSTKVAIEETMMPYSSIHAATLRLKTDYPTPGAVTECAADTRVGTGTIGDMDLNGVPDYQISFATSCVRDLLSGAPNNSTVNIIVAGEVQTTSGTAPLQGVKSVTLRTGGTGSAPIMTSASPNPFNPETAISYTVKSEGPVTLRVYSMDGRLVRTLKQGEMTAAGTHEVRWDGANDQNQQASSGIYFVRTDQVLAGGAQSAVLKVTLTK, from the coding sequence ATGAATGGAATCTATCGGACCTCTCTACCCACCGCTCTGCTCCTTTCCATTTCGCTGATCGAACTCGCCCCGAGCGGAGCTTCGGGCCAGCCGTTCGGAGCGCCGACGCAGTTCGAAACGGCGCTCGGCCCCGGGGACGCTGCGGTAGGCGACCTCAACGGGGACGGCGCTCTGGATCTCGTCACGGCACACGAGGGATCGGGCATCGTCTCCGTCCTCTTGGGCGACGGGACCGGGGCCTTCCAGCCGCACAGGGAATACGCAACGGGGACGGGGCCGTTCCGTGTCCTCGTCAGTGACATGAACCAGGACGGGATCTTGGACGTGCTGACCTTGGGTCAAGCCGCCGTCTCGGTTCTCCTCGGCAACGGCGACGGGTCGTTTCGCGAGAGGGCCGACTTCCCCACGGCAAATCCACAGGGACCATCCACGTTTTTCGCGATCGCCGATCTGAACGCGGACTCTAAGCCGGACGTCGTCGTGGTGGGTTTTGGCATCGTGTCCGTCTTTCTCGGCAATGGGGACGGCACCTTCGCGCCAAGGACGGACGACGATCGCTGGGGCGTCGCTTATTCGGTCGCCGTGACCGACCTGAACGGAGACTCGAAGCCGGATATCGCGTTTTCGAAGGGTGGAGGGATCACGGTGCTGTTTGGAAACGGCGACGGCACCTTTGGCTACGGCGGATATACGCCCGTCTACCACGTGCCCTCCGGCGGGGATCCGGACATCATCGCGGTCGGCGACTTGAACGGGGACCGAAAATCGGATCTTGCAACGGTCGTTTTCGACGTCCACATCCTGTCGGTGCTGTTGGGCAACGGCGACGGAACGTTCGGAGATGTGATCGACTGGGGGTCTCCCTTCGCGCCCGGTGTGCTCGGCAAGGGCGACTTCAACGGCGACGGGCTGTTGGATCTATCGACGTTGCCGGACAGCGGCGGCGTCGCAATCCTCACCGGCGCCGGCGACGGGCGGAGAGACGCGCAGTATGTGTACGAGACGGGAGGTGCCCCGGGATTCATCGCGCCGGCGGATCTGAACGGCGACTCGCGGCTCGACCTCGTGGTCACGCTCCCGTCATCCAATTCCGTGGCGGTACTGCTGAACGTCGGAAACCGCGCTCCGGAGGCAAACGCCCGCGGACCGTACGCAGGGCTCGCGACTCAGTCCATCGACTTCAACGGTACCGCCTCGTCCGATCCGAACGGCGATGCGCTTGCGTTCACTTGGGATTTCGGGGACGGCAAGACCGCCTCTGGCCCGACCCCCGCGCACGCATACCCCGCCGAGGGGGTCTTCCCGGTGATGCTCCATGTGGCCGACGCGGGCGGCCTTTCCGATGACGACTCCACGACCGCAACGGTCCGATCCGATGTCCCGGTCGCGGTCGTCCTCAAGAACAACGGCACCGTCCTCGATGTCTCGACCGGAAGGGGATCCACCAAGGTTGCCATCGAGGAGACCATGATGCCGTACTCATCGATACACGCCGCTACGCTCCGCCTGAAGACCGACTACCCGACCCCCGGCGCGGTCACCGAGTGCGCCGCCGACACCCGGGTTGGCACGGGTACCATCGGCGACATGGATCTGAACGGCGTACCCGACTACCAGATCAGCTTCGCCACATCGTGTGTCCGGGACCTGCTCAGCGGTGCTCCGAATAACAGCACCGTGAACATCATCGTCGCCGGGGAGGTCCAGACAACGTCGGGGACCGCGCCGCTCCAAGGCGTGAAGTCGGTCACCCTCCGAACCGGCGGCACAGGCTCGGCACCGATCATGACATCGGCCTCACCGAATCCGTTCAACCCAGAGACGGCGATCTCATACACCGTGAAGAGCGAGGGGCCGGTCACGCTCCGCGTCTACTCGATGGACGGCCGCCTCGTTCGGACGCTGAAGCAGGGTGAGATGACGGCGGCGGGCACCCATGAGGTGCGTTGGGACGGCGCGAATGACCAGAACCAGCAGGCATCGTCGGGAATCTACTTCGTGAGAACGGATCAGGTGCTCGCCGGCGGAGCGCAGTCCGCGGTGCTGAAGGTGACGCTTACGAAGTAG